In Rosa chinensis cultivar Old Blush chromosome 1, RchiOBHm-V2, whole genome shotgun sequence, a genomic segment contains:
- the LOC112164944 gene encoding uncharacterized protein LOC112164944, with translation MFEEMRIKLMKRIHIRRDKMMKVQDTICPKPREILEKNKVKAATDCIPFGSGSSKIEVESIGGARYIVDIERRSCACRRWDLSGIPCKHAVSAIHYMREKPEDYVDTAYWTKTYLAIYSNTISPVNGMDLWERTDDAAILPPQYNRQPGRPKTKRIKDSQEKATEGTKLGRVQKSLKCSSCGVLGHNVKTCHRHLPPKEKMSKKRKLDTREDTSSKSKAKGTKNPPLTKNELRAKVIQKADKMKKKRDAQKAAAFAAAKSTTAKAATKSSTASTTTRAATAISKASASAKSSTPTRSSQRIRAGKEAGK, from the exons ATGTTTGAGGAAATGAGGATCAAGTTGATGAAGAGGATTCACATTAGGAGGGACAAGATGATGAAGGTTCAGGATACCATCTGCCCCAAACCAAGAGAAATACTGGAGAAGAACAAAGTGAAAGCTGCCACAGACTGCATCCCATTTGGTTCAGGAAGCTCAAAAATCGAAGTGGAAAGCATTGGAGGAGCAAGATATATAGTTGATATTGAGAGAAGGAGTTGTGCTTGTAGGAGATGGGATTTGAGTGGGATCCCTTGCAAACATGCTGTATCTGCCATCCACTACATGAGGGAAAAACCTGAGGATTATGTTGATACAGCCTACTGGACAAAGACATACTTGGCCATCTACTCAAACACCATCAGCCCTGTAAATGGAATGGATCTTTGGGAAAGGACTGATGATGCTGCAATTCTTCCTCCTCAGTACAACAGACAGCCTGGTAGGCCAAAAACCAAGAGAATTAAGGATTCACAAGAGAAAGCTACTGAGGGAACCAAGTTGGGAAGAGTGCAGAAATCATTGAAGTGCAGCAGCTGTGGGGTTTTGGGGCACAATGTGAAGACCTGCCATAGGCACTTGCCACCTAAGGAGAAGATGAGCAAAAAGAGGAAGCTAGACACTAGAGAGGACACCTCATCTAAATCCAAG GCTAAGGGAACCAAAAATCCTCCTCTGACAAAGAACGAGCTTAGGGCCAAAGTTATACAGAAAGCAGACAAGATGAAG AAAAAGAGGGATGCACAGAAGGCAGCAGCTTTTGCTGCTGCAAAATCAACCACTGCTAAAGCAGCAACAAAATCGAGCACAGCTTCAACCACTACCCGTGCTGCTACAGCAATCAGTAAAGCTTCTGCCTCTGCAAAGTCTTCAACACCAACAAGATCATCACAGAGAATTAGAGCTGGAAAGGAGGCTGGAAAATAG